The nucleotide sequence TTAGACTTGCACAGAGAATCCCTGTCTTTTGCTAATGTAGAGGGCTTTTTTGGCCTTAAAAGGCTGAACTAAGAAGCCGTACATAGTAAGCTCTTCCATAAATAAGAGGGTTTTTAAATTGGAAAATAGAAGTAAGTGGGTAGATAAATCTGAGAGGAATAGGAGTGAGGTCGTGACATTTTTACAGGGAATACAGGAGCTTGTACAACAGATTGCAGATGCGATATCGGCAGCGCTGAAAGTCGAAACAGAAATAATAGATGAAACAATGACCGTCATGGCTGGAACAGGAGAGTGCAGGAAAAGAATCAATACGATAGAAGAGGGCGGAAAAAAAGAGGCGGGTTATGTGTATGGACGGGTTCTTATAACCAAACAGGCATTCGTAGTAGAAGACGCCCGCAACGATCCAATGTATGATCCGCTTGTTAATACGGGAGAGCTAGAAGAAGTGGCAGAGATTTGCTGTCCAATCATATACAAAGAGAAAGCCATTGGCGTAATCGGACTTTTAGCATTTGACCAGGAACAACATAGCAGGCTTATTAAGAACAAAAAGCAAATGTTGAATTTTCTGTGGCGAATGGCAGAGTTAATCACTGGAAAAGTAGCTGAAATGGAAACGACAAATCAATTGCTGCTAACGAAAAATAAATTAAATACGATCTTGGAATCCATTCAGGACGGAATTTTGGCTATTGATCGCCAGGGAGTCATTACTCATTGTAATTACACAGTTGAAATGCTGCTAGATATGCATAAAGAGCAGATCATTGGGAAACCGCTCGAGCATATTTTACCGGAATCGCCGATGCTGTCTGTTTTTAAAACAGGAAAAGGGTATTCGGAAAAAGAAGAAATCTATCAAACACCTAAACAACACTTCCACTTTATTGTAACAGCCACCCCTATTTTCAATCAAAATCAAGTCTACGGAGTTGTTGCCTCCATACGCAAAATGTCTGATGTAAGAAAACTCGCTTATTCTTTAACGTCAGGTGAGCTGGATTTGTCGTTCGCTGAAGTAAAAGGAAAAAGCAATATTATTAAGAGCTTAAAACAACAAGCGATGAAAGTGAGCAATAGTCATTCTAATATTTTAATTACCGGGGAGAGCGGAACAGGGAAAGGGGTATTTGCCATGGCTATTCACAATGCCAGCAATCGAGCTTCAGGCCCTTTTATTTCTGTTAATTGCGGATCCATCCCAGAAACTTTGTTGGAGAGTGAGTTGTTCGGCTACGCTAAAGGAGCATTCACAGGCGCCAATAAAGAGGGAAAGATTGGCAAGTTTGAAATGGCAGATGGAGGAACAATATTTCTTGATGAAATTGGGGACATGCCCTTGCATTTGCAAGTGAAGCTTTTGCACGTATTGCAGCATAAAAAAGTAGAACGGGTGGGCGGGAGCAGTCCTATCCCCATTGATATTAAAGTGATTGCTGCGACCAATCAAAGCTTGGAGAAAATGGTGCAGGAGGGTGAGTTCCGAGCTGACCTGTATTTCCGCTTAAATGTCATCCCGCTTTATTTGCCACCGCTAAGGGAAAGACAAGTGGACATTCCTATTTTAATGAATCATTTCTTATCTAAACATACCGCTTCTCTAAATAAGGAAATACATGAGTTTGAACCAAAGGTGATTGAGTTGTTTCAAAATTATCACTGGCCTGGAAATGTACGTGAATTAGAAAATGCAGTGGAATATGCAGTGAATATGGAACAGACCAATCGCATTACTGTTCAAAGCCTTCCCGTGCGGATGCTTGAACAAAGAGATTACACCTCCGAGCACCCTTCCTTGAAGGCGATGCTCAGCCTTCATGAAAAGAATATTTTACAAAACATGCTTAACAAACACGGCTATTCAGTCAAAGCAAAAAAGCAAATCGCTGCCCGGTTAAACATCAGTCTTGCCACTTTATATAGAAAACTAGAGGAACATAATCTGCCAAATGATCACTTTTCCATCAGCTCCCCTCATTTAACGAATCGCTGAAGGAGAGCATGAAAGACTGCGAAATTCCTAGCGGTCTTTTTTTGTCTCTTCAAAGGCCTTATTCATTCCCTTTTATTGAGCAAATCATATGTATATTTTTTCTCGGGCGGACCACGCTATATAAAAGTAAAGGAAGGTACATAAAAGCAAGGAAATCTATGGACAGGAGAGAGTGACATGCCACTAAATATTACTCAAAAGCTGATAAAAGGGCATCTTCTTTCTGGTGAAATGATTCCAGGAACAGAAATTGGATTGAAAATTGATCAAACACTGACTCAGGATGCGACTGGAACAATGGTTATGCTGGAGTTAGAGGCTATGGGGCTTGAGCGGGCAAAAACTGAAGCATCCGCTCAGTATGTGGACCACAATTTAATTCAAGTAGATAGCAAAAATCCAGACGACCACTTGTTTTTACAAAGCGCTACTCGGCGCTTCGGATTATATTACAGCCGCCCGGGGAACGGAGTGAGTCATCCTGTGCATATGCAGCGGCTTGCTAAACCGGGAAAGACCCTTCTGGGATCGGACAGCCATACGTGTGCGAACGGATGTATGGGAATGCTAGCGATGGGAGCCGGTGGACTTGATGTCGCTTTAGCGATTGCAGGCGAGCCTTTTTACGTGAAAATGCCTCAAGTGTGGGGAATTAAGCTGACTGGAAAGTTAAATGACTGGGTGAGCGCTAAGGACGTCATTTTAGAGTTGCTGCGCCGACATGGCGTGAAGGGCGGCGTCGGAAGAGTCATTGAGTATTATGGACCGGGAGTCGCAACGCTCAGTGCCATGGATCGTCACGTGATTGCGAATATGGGAGCAGAACTAGGGGCTACCGGGACGGTTTTTCCATCGGATGAAGAAATTAAACGATTTTTAAAAGAGCAGGGACGGGGAGAAGATTGGATCGAGTTAATGGCTGATGAGAGCGCTGCTTATGACATAGATGAAGAAATGGATCTAGCACAAGTGGAACCGCTCATCGCTAAGCCTTCAAGTCCGGGCAATGTTGTGCCTGTATCAGAAGTCGCCGGTACGCCTATTTATCAGTCTTATATCGGCTCATCAGCCAATCCGGGTTTTCGGGACTTTGCGATCGCCGCTGAAATTGTTAAAGGAAAGGAAGTAGCAGAAGGGATTTCCTTTGACGTCAACCCGACCTCAAGACAAATGCTAACAGATCTAGTGAAGGAAAGCCATATCGCCAGTCTTTTACAATCAGGAGCACGTCTGCATCAGGCAGGCTGCAACGGTTGTATTGGAATGGGACAGGCCCCGGCAACAGGACGCAACAGCTTGCGCACAACGCCCCGTAACTTTCCTGGTCGCTCCGGAACGAGAGAAGACAGCGTTTATTTATGTAGTCCCGAAACTGCTGCGGCATCTGCCTTAACAGGAGAAATTACCGATCCGCGCACGCTTGATTTTCCGTACCCGAAGATAAAAGAGCCAGAAAAGCCAACGGTAGATATTAATTTGCTGGAGCAACCGCTGCCGTATGAAGAAGCAAGGAATATACAGCTGCACAAGGGGCCGAATATTGCCTCTATTCCAGAAATGGATGAGATGCCTGACGAGATGGAACTACCTATTCTCTTAAAGATGGGTGACAATATTTCCACAGATGAAATTTTAGCTGGAGGAGCTCGTGTTCTTCCTTATAGAAGCAACCTTCCGGAAATCAGCAAGTTTTCTTTTGAGATTATCGATAAAACATATTACACGCGCGGGAAGGAAACGATTGCAAGCGGCGGGCATGCCATTGTAGGTGGAATGAACTATGGCCAGGGGTCAAGCCGTGAACATGCGGCCCTTGCCCCGAGATATCTCGGCTTAAGGGTTGCCCTAGTGAAAGACTTCGCCAGAATACACTGGCAAAACCTTGTAAACTTTGGCATTTTGCCACTTACGTTCATACATGAAGAAGACTACGACAGTCTCAACCAGGGAGATGTTTTACAGCTTTCAGAGTTAAGGAACAAAATTCAGCAAGGGAATGAGTTTACTATTAATGTAAAAGGCAACACTCAGCTTATACATGTGAAACATTCGCTGTCTGAGCGCCAGGTTGAAGTGATGCTGAAAGGCGGAATGATCAACTGGGTGAAAGCAAGGCAGAGGAAAAGTGTATAGCTTCTGTCAGAATAAATCAGCGTCTAGAAACTCTATGGAGGGATGAAAATGGTAGACAGAGAAAATACATGCAGAGCATGCGAGGGAACTGGCATGCTTTCCGATGATGAAGGATGGCAATATAATTGCAGTGTTTGTCGAGGAACAGGACACATTAGCGCAGAGAACAGCTATGATTCCGCCAGAATCATGTCTGTTGATGAAAATAATCGTTTATTAGATTAATTAGAAAAGGGCTGTCTCTGCAAAGAGACAGCCCTACATGGTTGAAAAGTGTATGGATCTCTTTACCTCGATCACTCAAATTTTCTTTTATAATGGGCCAAAGCCAAAAGAGGAAAGATATAGCGATAACCATGGTAGTGAATGTAGAAGCTGCCAGCCATTCCCTGTCCGGCAGGGTAATCCATTGTCCAGTCCCTTTTATCATAAGAAGCGAGCAGGTAAGAGACTCCAGCCTGGATTTCCGGTGTGGGCTGGTCAGCGGTTGAAATGAGGGCATCCAGAGCCCAGGATGTATGGGTTAAAGTGCTTGCGTGCAGAGGAATGTATGTGTTTTCGCTGTCACTTACGCAAGACTCGCCCCAGCCGCCATCCTTGTTTTGAATCCGGCATAGCCAGTTGACCGCCTTCTGAATAGAAGAGGTATGGGGACTTATCCCGACAGCCGACATTCCGGTAACAGCTGCCCACGTGCCATAAATATAGCAGATTCCCCACCGGCCATACCACGAGCCGTCTTCTTCCTGATGATGTAAAAGCCAGTCCACTCCTCGTTTGATTAGATGGTGGTTTTTGCGTAAATTTGTATAGCTGCCAAGAAACTCAAGGGTCCTTCCGGTCAGGTCTGCACTGCTCGGGTCGGTTAGCAGAAAGCGGCCACCTTCAATCGGCAGCAGATTCAATAATTTTTTGTCTGTGTTTTTTTCAAAAGCAGGCCAGCCGCCATCCTTATTTTGCATCGATGCGGTCCACTGAACGCCTTTTTCCCATGCTTGACGGACAGTAGAGGAACGTTTCACGAGTCGCGAGAGCGCTCTTAAGGCGGCGGTTGTATCATCTACGTCGGGGTTCATTGTGTTGATGTCTGAAAATCCCCAACCGCCGGGAAAAGCTTGGGGGTTATGAAACGCCCAGTCGCCGTATTTATATTGCTGGCGCCTGATTAAGTATTTACTCGCCTTTTTAATGGTCAAGTCAGATGAGGGAACACCAGCTTCTTGCAGAGCATAGCTAATCAAAGCGGTATTCCACACGGTTGCTGTTGTGTACTGAATGTGAGGGTGGCCGTTAATTGTACATTTCATTGCGTGTAAGCCATTGATCGCCTCTATAATAACCGACTCCTCCTTCTTATGCCCAAGAGACAGCAAGGCAAATATCATGAGGAAGGTAGAGCTGAAATAACTGTAAAGCGTTCCGTCCGGTTCAATGTGATCAATCATGTATTGTTTGGCCCTTTGCATAGCTAAGGAGCGTATATAGTGAGGAAAGCCGATTAGACGCTTTACTTCCTGTTCAACCATCGAACAAAGTTTTTTGGTTCCACGTGTTTCCGGCCAATGGAAAGAACCATCGGATCTGGAAGTAAATAAGTCGGAAAGATCTGGACTCTTCTTTGTTCTTTTACTGTATTTTTTGTTTGATAAAATCATGATAGGTATGAGGTTGGCTCGGCCAAATACAGAGAAATCATAGAGGTTGATCGGAAAAGACAACGGTAGAAGAACTAGTTCAATTGGAATTGGAAAGCAAGAAGGCCACCGATATTGACCGGTTAAAGCCAGCATGGTCTTCGTCAGCATGTGTGATTTTTCGATTCCGCCTTTTGCGAGGATGAATTGTTTTGCTGCTTGCAGCCGTTGATCTTCTTTTTGATAATAACCGGAATAAAGCAGAGCATAGTAGGCTTCAACAGTTATTGTGACATTCCCATCCTTCTCATCATGAAAAAGCTTCCAGGCTCCATTATCTTCTTGTTTGCTCATGATCCGATTGGCTAATCCACGAATTAAGTCTTCATCATTTATTTCTAATGTCCTTAATAAAATAATCATGTAGGCATCGGTTGAGATGCCAGTTTCAAAGGGATAATCCCATGAACCATCGGGTGTTTGGGATTGTTTGAGCCGGTCAACAATTGGACGGATTAAGTCTTTTGTCTGAGACTTCATCAAAGTGCCATCCCCCTCACATAAGAGCAGTTTTCTCTATACATATTCGTCTATAAAAAAAGAATTCTTTAGAACTGAATAATTACGGAGGTGACCGATCATTTTTTTCTCAAAGAAGCAGGAGGAGAAACCGTCGCTGCCGGCAAATCTTGTTGATCTTAGGAAAGATTTAAAGACAAGGCTTAAAGAGGTTCCGATGCCTGGTGAGGTGAGCCTGCCGAGGAAGGATCAGCAGCTTTTACAGAAAATCCGCTTGAAAACGTCCCAGTTGAATGCCAATAACATTACAAGAACGAAAGCTTATCTGGACTTTTACTGTCTGTATCCAGAAATCCATTGGGCATTCCTCGGACATATGGTATCCAGAAATGGGGGATGGAACATGACGGATTTACAAGGAGAGCTGCATGCCCGTCTTCTTAATAAAGAGAAAAGACATATGTTTTTTAGTTTTTTGGAAAGGGGCAACTGGCTTATTTTTCAGGATGCCTATCCGCAGCTTTTATTATTTATGGAAAGCAAAAGGGAAAATAAAAATATGTTTTATCTGCTGCCGTACTTGAACGTATCTGTATTTATGGAGGTAGTCTGGAATCATTATTGGAAAAAGGAGGATCGCGTCCTTCTTGCTGTTGCTCTCATCGTAAATGAACAAAACTATCTAGAAAAAAGAGTTATGCAGAAGTCATTATTTCAAAAGCAGGTCTTTCAAACATTAGAGTTTGCAGTGCAAGATCTTTTTTCTTTTAATCATCTTCTCTTTCCTTTTTATATGGATGGATCGTCAGTAGAGAAAGCCGCACTTGTAGGTGTAACGCTTCATCACTTCGATTCTTTACATGAACGGATTAGGATAGGAAAGCGCTTATATCGTTTGCTTTTTCAAGATAAAACCCTACTCGGAAAGATGTTTGATTGGGCGATTCGCAACCGTCATACCGGTACGCGGAAGGATTATTGGCCGCACATTTTTAATGATATTAACGAAGGAATACCAGGAGCAAGACTGACAAAAAGGTTGAAGGGCTGTCAATTGAGAAAAGGAGAGCCCCGACTATATAGCCCTAAGCTTGAATTTGCCTGGAAAAATGCTGAACATTCCCCGGCGGAGGTAGGAGATTGGTTTGATTGTATAGATGTAATTGCCTACTTGCGAAAAGAAAATGAAATGATAGATGGAGAGATTATGAATGAATACTGTAAAACACTTGAAAGGCTTGAGTTGGCAGCTATTGCGAAAAAGGCCATTTTTACTTAAGGCGGCTCCGTATTTTCCGGCTGTGATTGCTGCATCATGGATGGGCACTTATCTCGATCTTTACTTTGTTGGAAGAAATCTATATGAATTTCCACTTCGTCCTTTTCCTGACATTTTTCCTATAAACGTAGCCTTTACTCTTTTTGTTCTACCGCTTTTTACTGGGTTGTTCCTGTTCCTGATGAATAAAATGAGAAAATGGGGAAGAGCTTTTTTTATCTTGTTTGTCAGCTTAATCATGCCAGTGGTTGAGAAAGCATCAGAATTATGGGGAGTATTTAAGCATAGCAATGGATGGAATCACGGTTATTCTTTCTTTGGTTACTACTTATTTCTCATTCTTATTTGGGGGATCTTTAAAAGATCAAAAGAAAAGTAAAGACAAACATAAGAGTCATTTCCAGAAGAAGGGAGGCCAAGCAAGGAAGAGTGGTGGGCTCTTTTTTACCTTGCGAGAGTAGGAATCTCTCAAAATTAAAAAGGTTTATTTTTTAATAGGCAGCTGTTAAAACAAGTGAGAAAATGAAGAAAAAGTAAAAGGGGTCAGGTCATTTCCATGTACGTCATAGTTGACTTTTTCACCCACTGTCCCTATTATTTATTATGTTCATTTTTATTTCGTGAGCCAAAGTTTCGACTAACATAGTGCATATTATATAATGATATTTAGATAGAACAGGGGTGAAAATGAAGTGAAGAAAGCAATAAATAAGAATTTGTTTTCTCTTAGCAAGCCGATGGTTTTCTTTTCATTGGCAGTCATTCTCCTTTGGCTGAAAACATATGCAGCGTATCAAATAGAGTTTGATCTTGGCATTGATAATGTCATGCAGAAATTCTTGTTATTTATTAATCCGATAAGCTCTGCTGTACTCTTTCTAGCTTTTGCTCTTTTTGCAAAAGGGAGAAGATCCTTTATATGGATGATTGTCATTGATTTCTTATTATCTTTTCTGCTTTATGCCAATATTGTATACTATCGTTTCTTTACTGATTTTATTACGCTACCGACACTTACCCAGACGGATAATGCCGGCGATTTGGGGAAAAGCATTGGGGCTTTGCTAAATCCGTATGACTTTATTTATTTTCTTGATACGATTATTTTAATTGTGCTTATGTTCTCTAAGTATGTGAAGCCTGAACCGGTGAGATTAAAGAGCCGCCAAGTAGGGGCCGTTTTTTTAACGGCTGTTATCCTTTTCGTAGTCAACCTTGGACTTGCTGAATCGGATCGGCCGCAGCTGCTAACAAGAACATTTGACCGTAACTATCTTGTGAAATATTTAGGAATGTACAACTATACAATTTATGATGCGGTCCAAAGCTCTAAAGCGTCCACGCAGAGAGCATTAGCTGATAGCAGTGACACTACAGAAGTGGTTAACTTTACGAAGTCGCTTTATGCAGAGCCGAATCCGCAATATTTTGGCAAGGCGAAAGGAAAGAATGTCATTTACATTCACTTGGAATCTCTGCAAAACTTTATCGTTGATTACAAGCTGAATGGAAAAGAGGTAACTCCGTTTCTAAATTCACTGGCCCATGATCAAAATACATTTTACTTTGATAACTTCTTCCATCAAACAGGGCAGGGAAAAACGTCAGATGCTGAGTTTATGCTAGAAAATTCGTTGTTCGGACTGCCGCAAGGATCAGCTTTTTCTATGAAAGGGCATAACACGTACCAGGCAGCACCAGCGATCTTAGGACAGCAGGGATATACGTCTGCGGTATTCCATGGCAATAAAAAATCTTTCTGGAACCGTGATGAAATTTATAAATCATTAGGATTTAACAAATTTTTTGACTCCAGTTATTATGATATGAACGAGGAAGATGTATTGAATTACGGGTTGAAGGACAAGCCGTTCTTCGAGGAATCTATCCCGTTGCTCCAAACATTGAAACAGCCATTTTACGCGAAGTTTATCACATTGTCGAACCACTTCCCGTTTCCGATGAATCAAGAGGAAGCAACGATTGAACCTCATCACACGGGAGATCGTTCGGTTGATGGTTACTTCCAAACAGCCAGATACTTGGATGAATCAGTAAAAGGGTTTATTGATTACCTGAAAAAATCGGGGCTATATGATAATTCCGTAATTATTATGTACGGTGATCACTATGGTATTTCTGATAACCATAATAAAGCCATGTCTATTGTAATGAATAAAGAAGTAGATAAATTTGAAAATGCTCAGCTGCAAAGAGTGCCATTGTTTATTCATGTACCTGGCGTTAAAGGCGGAGTGCAGCATCAATATGGTGGACAGGTTGACCTGCTGCCGACGGTCCTTCATTTGCTAGGAATTGATACGAAACAATATGTGCAGATGGGGACGGACTTATTGTCACCGCATCATAATGGAGTCGTTCCATTCCGTAATGGAGACTTTATCAGCAAGGATGTAACGTCTATTAAAGATAAATATTACAACACAGCTACTGGAGAAGAAATAGAAGCAACAGACGAAATAAAGAAAGAGGCAGAAATCGTGGAGAAAAAGCTTCGGCTCTCAGATAAAGTGCTGAATGAAGATTTACTCCGCTTTTACACTCCAAATGGCTTCCAGCCCGTAAATCCTTCCGATTACGATTATACACATCGCACGGATGAAAATGCGGAAGCAGCAGAAGCTGAATAATTTATCTTTCGAGAAGTCTTAGCACCTGGCTTCCAGGCAAAACCAGAGCCTTCTCATGAAAATAAAACGATTCCGGCCTAGTGACCGGAATCGTTTTATTTTTTCTTCTTTGAATATAGAAATACCTCTTTAGCGAGATCATCAATGAATCTTGTACCTACTTCTCTATTTACATATTTAAGTTCAGCGGCGATTTTAATAATAAAAATACACTTCTCAGTCGACAGTTGAATAAGGGACAATATTGTATTTACAGCGATTAAGAACTCTTTATAATCCTTTCCTTTTCCTTCGTATATAACAAATCCGTCGGTTTCGACCGGGTTAAAATCAGAATCTCCATCCATTGGCAGATTATCATGTATAACGGAAAAAGAATAGGCAGGTGGTTGTAGTTCAGGCAAGTCTGTTTTATAAAGGCTTTTGGCATGTTTAATTAATTGCTTTACTTTTTTATCTTGGAATGATTGTTTTAGCTGCTCAATGAATTTTTCGCCTCCAGAGCCTTCTTCCAGCCCGTTCCAGCATATTAGTAGCTTTTCATTCATGTTGATTCTCTTCTCCCTTTAGTTTTTGTACTAGTCTTATACCCATTTTTCTTTGGGAGAGACTTATTCAGGTGAAGCTGAATAAAAAAAGTATGAAGTATTGCTTTCAAGAATATCAATGTTTGGGACGGCTGACAAATGAAAGGCGGAAAAGGGCGGTATAAAGATTGAAGAAGCGGAAAACGTGGTAACATAACGGATAAAGGGGAGATGAATTTGACTAGTCCATTTACAGATGACAGTTTATCGTTGCATACAGATCTGTATCAAATTAATATGGCTTATACTTATTGGAAAGATGGCACTCATGAAAGAAAGGCATTATTTGATTTGTTTTTTAGAAAAATGCCATTTGAAAATGGGTATGCTGTATTTGCAGGATTAGAGCGTGTGATTGCTTATCTGAGAGACCTTCAATTTACGGACAGTGATATTGCTTATTTGCGCAGCATTGGGGAATATGAGGAGGCATTTCTTCAGTATTTACAAAAATTAAAGTTTACAGGCAGCCTCCGCTCCATGAAGGAAGGAGAGATTGTGTTTGCCAATGAACCACTCATTCGAGTGGAAGCCCCACTTATTGAAGCACAGTTAATCGAAACTGCCTTATTAAATATCATTAACTTTCAAACATTGATTGCAACAAAGGCCGCCCGAATCAAAACCGTATGTGGTAATGATGTAGTGATGGAATTCGGTACAAGGCGGGCGCAGGAAATGGATGCTGCCGTTTGGGGAACGCGTGCCACATATATTGCCGGATTTGATGCTACAAGCAATGTGCGTGCCGGCAAGCTGTTTGGCATTCCGCTGGCAGGCACCCATGCGCATTCAATGGTTCAAGCTTATCGTGATGAATATACCGCTTTTCGTAAATATGCAGAATCCCATAAAAACTGTGTGTTTCTAGTTGATACTTACGATACGCTAAAATCGGGCGTACCCAATGCTATTCGAGTGGCAAAGGAGATGGGCAGTCAAATTCACTTTGCAGGCATCCGTCTCGATAGTGGGGATCTCGCTTATTTATCGAAAGAAGCAAGAAAGCAGCTAGATGATGCCGGTTTCCAGCATACAAAAATAGTTGCTTCTAATGATTTGGATGAACATACCATTTTAAACTTGAAGGCACAGGAAGCTAAAATTGATACGTGGGGGATCGGTACAAAAGTAATTACAGCTTTTGACCAGCCGGCTCTAGGAGCAGTCTACAAAC is from Bacillus sp. PK3_68 and encodes:
- a CDS encoding sigma 54-interacting transcriptional regulator; the protein is MTFLQGIQELVQQIADAISAALKVETEIIDETMTVMAGTGECRKRINTIEEGGKKEAGYVYGRVLITKQAFVVEDARNDPMYDPLVNTGELEEVAEICCPIIYKEKAIGVIGLLAFDQEQHSRLIKNKKQMLNFLWRMAELITGKVAEMETTNQLLLTKNKLNTILESIQDGILAIDRQGVITHCNYTVEMLLDMHKEQIIGKPLEHILPESPMLSVFKTGKGYSEKEEIYQTPKQHFHFIVTATPIFNQNQVYGVVASIRKMSDVRKLAYSLTSGELDLSFAEVKGKSNIIKSLKQQAMKVSNSHSNILITGESGTGKGVFAMAIHNASNRASGPFISVNCGSIPETLLESELFGYAKGAFTGANKEGKIGKFEMADGGTIFLDEIGDMPLHLQVKLLHVLQHKKVERVGGSSPIPIDIKVIAATNQSLEKMVQEGEFRADLYFRLNVIPLYLPPLRERQVDIPILMNHFLSKHTASLNKEIHEFEPKVIELFQNYHWPGNVRELENAVEYAVNMEQTNRITVQSLPVRMLEQRDYTSEHPSLKAMLSLHEKNILQNMLNKHGYSVKAKKQIAARLNISLATLYRKLEEHNLPNDHFSISSPHLTNR
- a CDS encoding aconitate hydratase; this encodes MPLNITQKLIKGHLLSGEMIPGTEIGLKIDQTLTQDATGTMVMLELEAMGLERAKTEASAQYVDHNLIQVDSKNPDDHLFLQSATRRFGLYYSRPGNGVSHPVHMQRLAKPGKTLLGSDSHTCANGCMGMLAMGAGGLDVALAIAGEPFYVKMPQVWGIKLTGKLNDWVSAKDVILELLRRHGVKGGVGRVIEYYGPGVATLSAMDRHVIANMGAELGATGTVFPSDEEIKRFLKEQGRGEDWIELMADESAAYDIDEEMDLAQVEPLIAKPSSPGNVVPVSEVAGTPIYQSYIGSSANPGFRDFAIAAEIVKGKEVAEGISFDVNPTSRQMLTDLVKESHIASLLQSGARLHQAGCNGCIGMGQAPATGRNSLRTTPRNFPGRSGTREDSVYLCSPETAAASALTGEITDPRTLDFPYPKIKEPEKPTVDINLLEQPLPYEEARNIQLHKGPNIASIPEMDEMPDEMELPILLKMGDNISTDEILAGGARVLPYRSNLPEISKFSFEIIDKTYYTRGKETIASGGHAIVGGMNYGQGSSREHAALAPRYLGLRVALVKDFARIHWQNLVNFGILPLTFIHEEDYDSLNQGDVLQLSELRNKIQQGNEFTINVKGNTQLIHVKHSLSERQVEVMLKGGMINWVKARQRKSV
- the shc gene encoding squalene--hopene cyclase — encoded protein: MKSQTKDLIRPIVDRLKQSQTPDGSWDYPFETGISTDAYMIILLRTLEINDEDLIRGLANRIMSKQEDNGAWKLFHDEKDGNVTITVEAYYALLYSGYYQKEDQRLQAAKQFILAKGGIEKSHMLTKTMLALTGQYRWPSCFPIPIELVLLPLSFPINLYDFSVFGRANLIPIMILSNKKYSKRTKKSPDLSDLFTSRSDGSFHWPETRGTKKLCSMVEQEVKRLIGFPHYIRSLAMQRAKQYMIDHIEPDGTLYSYFSSTFLMIFALLSLGHKKEESVIIEAINGLHAMKCTINGHPHIQYTTATVWNTALISYALQEAGVPSSDLTIKKASKYLIRRQQYKYGDWAFHNPQAFPGGWGFSDINTMNPDVDDTTAALRALSRLVKRSSTVRQAWEKGVQWTASMQNKDGGWPAFEKNTDKKLLNLLPIEGGRFLLTDPSSADLTGRTLEFLGSYTNLRKNHHLIKRGVDWLLHHQEEDGSWYGRWGICYIYGTWAAVTGMSAVGISPHTSSIQKAVNWLCRIQNKDGGWGESCVSDSENTYIPLHASTLTHTSWALDALISTADQPTPEIQAGVSYLLASYDKRDWTMDYPAGQGMAGSFYIHYHGYRYIFPLLALAHYKRKFE
- a CDS encoding DUF2515 family protein: MFFSKKQEEKPSLPANLVDLRKDLKTRLKEVPMPGEVSLPRKDQQLLQKIRLKTSQLNANNITRTKAYLDFYCLYPEIHWAFLGHMVSRNGGWNMTDLQGELHARLLNKEKRHMFFSFLERGNWLIFQDAYPQLLLFMESKRENKNMFYLLPYLNVSVFMEVVWNHYWKKEDRVLLAVALIVNEQNYLEKRVMQKSLFQKQVFQTLEFAVQDLFSFNHLLFPFYMDGSSVEKAALVGVTLHHFDSLHERIRIGKRLYRLLFQDKTLLGKMFDWAIRNRHTGTRKDYWPHIFNDINEGIPGARLTKRLKGCQLRKGEPRLYSPKLEFAWKNAEHSPAEVGDWFDCIDVIAYLRKENEMIDGEIMNEYCKTLERLELAAIAKKAIFT
- a CDS encoding CBO0543 family protein, producing the protein MNTVKHLKGLSWQLLRKRPFLLKAAPYFPAVIAASWMGTYLDLYFVGRNLYEFPLRPFPDIFPINVAFTLFVLPLFTGLFLFLMNKMRKWGRAFFILFVSLIMPVVEKASELWGVFKHSNGWNHGYSFFGYYLFLILIWGIFKRSKEK
- a CDS encoding LTA synthase family protein; the encoded protein is MVFFSLAVILLWLKTYAAYQIEFDLGIDNVMQKFLLFINPISSAVLFLAFALFAKGRRSFIWMIVIDFLLSFLLYANIVYYRFFTDFITLPTLTQTDNAGDLGKSIGALLNPYDFIYFLDTIILIVLMFSKYVKPEPVRLKSRQVGAVFLTAVILFVVNLGLAESDRPQLLTRTFDRNYLVKYLGMYNYTIYDAVQSSKASTQRALADSSDTTEVVNFTKSLYAEPNPQYFGKAKGKNVIYIHLESLQNFIVDYKLNGKEVTPFLNSLAHDQNTFYFDNFFHQTGQGKTSDAEFMLENSLFGLPQGSAFSMKGHNTYQAAPAILGQQGYTSAVFHGNKKSFWNRDEIYKSLGFNKFFDSSYYDMNEEDVLNYGLKDKPFFEESIPLLQTLKQPFYAKFITLSNHFPFPMNQEEATIEPHHTGDRSVDGYFQTARYLDESVKGFIDYLKKSGLYDNSVIIMYGDHYGISDNHNKAMSIVMNKEVDKFENAQLQRVPLFIHVPGVKGGVQHQYGGQVDLLPTVLHLLGIDTKQYVQMGTDLLSPHHNGVVPFRNGDFISKDVTSIKDKYYNTATGEEIEATDEIKKEAEIVEKKLRLSDKVLNEDLLRFYTPNGFQPVNPSDYDYTHRTDENAEAAEAE
- a CDS encoding nicotinate phosphoribosyltransferase; translated protein: MTSPFTDDSLSLHTDLYQINMAYTYWKDGTHERKALFDLFFRKMPFENGYAVFAGLERVIAYLRDLQFTDSDIAYLRSIGEYEEAFLQYLQKLKFTGSLRSMKEGEIVFANEPLIRVEAPLIEAQLIETALLNIINFQTLIATKAARIKTVCGNDVVMEFGTRRAQEMDAAVWGTRATYIAGFDATSNVRAGKLFGIPLAGTHAHSMVQAYRDEYTAFRKYAESHKNCVFLVDTYDTLKSGVPNAIRVAKEMGSQIHFAGIRLDSGDLAYLSKEARKQLDDAGFQHTKIVASNDLDEHTILNLKAQEAKIDTWGIGTKVITAFDQPALGAVYKLVSIENENKKMEDTIKISGNPEKVSTPGKKRVYRIISRVSGKSEGDYIALEEEKPYEQEKIKMFHPVHTYISKFVTNFEARDLHEDIFLNGELVYELPELTSIRQYLQSNLDLLWDEYKRILNPEAYPVDLSEKCWNNKMELIQEVKEKTEKRLKQGQLEEERKE